The sequence ATGAAGAAAAAATGAACGGCTATTGGGGCTATATGTATGAAGGCAATAAAGGTGCGTTCCCTGTTGCTGTAATGATGCTTGTTGACCCCGATTATCCGGATATCAGCCTTTATGTTTGGGTTTCCTACAAAGAAGGATACGAGGATACAGTTATTGATATGCTGATGAGTTTTACACCGAATTGATTTGGTGCATATTTCTAGTATGAATCCTCTTTCCGACCGGGAAGGGGATTTTTTTTATTTGTAAGCCATTTTGAAGTAATTTTATATTATAAAATACAGGATCATGATAAAAGACCAATGGTACGCTGTTCTTGACTCGAAAGAGATTAAATCGCAAAAAGCATATGCCGTTAAAAGGTTAGGCGAAAAAATGGTTTTTTGGCGTGATGCTTCCGGCAAAATTTGCTGCATCAGCGATATTTGCTGCCATCGGGGCGTTTCGCTGGGCGCAGGAAATGTAATTGGCAATCATGTGGAATGCCCGTTTCATGGCTTTCAGTACGATTATTCAGGCAAAGTTGTGCTCATCCCGGCAAACGGAAAAAATGCTGCAGTGGGGCAGCAGTATAAAGTCAAATCCTATATCGTGCGCGAACTCCACGGACTAATATGGCTCTACTGGGGAGAAGCAAAAGAGAATATTCCCGACCCCTACTTTTTTGAATATCTTAAAACGGGTTTTTCTTACGGTACGTTCATAGACCACTGGAATGTACATTATTCAAGGGCTGTAGAGAATCAACTGGATGTTGTGCATCTGCCATTTGTACATCGCACTACCATTGGTCGAGGCAATAAAACACTTGTTAACGGACCGGTAGTTGAACGTGAAGGAAGTCTGTTGCGTTTCTTTCTCGATAATCGTGTCGATAACGGGACGACCGTTCCGCTTAAACCTGAGCAGATGCCCGGTTATAAAGACCTGTTCTGCCTTGAATTTAATTTCCCGAATATCTGGCAAAATCTGATTTCCGACAAGGTGCGTGCTTTTGCGGCCTTTGTTCCGGTGGATGACGAAAATACCATTGTTTATATTCGTTTTTATCAGAAAATTTCAAAGCTTCCAGTAATCAGAAATATAATAAACTGGTTCGGCGTACGCTCAAGCATTATTATTCTGAGACAGGACAAACGTGTTGTGATTACTCAATTGCCAAAGAAATCGGAGATGATGATGGATGAAAAACTTATCATGGGCGATGCTCCAATTATTGAATACCGCAAATACCGCCATGAGCTGAAATCCGCTATTCGTAATTAGTATCATATCGTAACACTTTTTTGCAAAAAAGTGTTACGATATTTTTTGCTACCGCATTACATTTATTTTGGAATACATAAGATTGCCGCTGGCTGTCTTTACAGACACGATATATAAACCGGGCGCGGATTCGCCTATATCCACAGGAAGTTCCATTTCATTGTCAACGAATACTTTTTCGGTCAAAACAGAATTTCCTAAAATGTCCATGATTCTGATTTCAATATTTTGAGGTGAAGAAAGTGATATTTTAGCAGTAAATTTTCCTGAAGAGGGATTTGGATAAATGTCTATTGTTCCTTTGTTTTCCGGGATTTCATCAACAAGCAGGTTGAATCCAACGGTAAACTGCTGGTATATTTCCGATCCAAAATCGCTGTTGAACGATTTTATGACCGCGCCATTACTTGCGCGTTTGATGCGCATTGAACCGCTTCCCTGGTCGGGATTTGCCCACCAGGTCAGACCGTCGTCGCCACTGTCTGTGAGCTTAAAGATGTAGCAACCGTCAGGCAGATTCACCGTGTCTTTATACGTTTTATTAGCCAGTAATGCTGATTTCTGCAAAATGATATTACCTGCGTCATCGACCAATGTGTAGGCATTTTCCTGTGGCCAGGTGTTTGTTTTAAATTCAAAAATTAGACCCGGGGGATACACCGGTGTTGCAATAAATTGAGTTTTCATGGTGTTGTTCTCTGTGTTTTGGTCGGTGCCTCCATTCGGCGCCGATACTGTTGCGTAGAATCTGCCGGGTGCGCCATCCCATGCGAAGGCACCAAGTTGTACATCGGTCATTTCCGTAAAGGCCAGATGTCCGGACCAATTGAAAACCGTTGGTGTGCCACCTTCCAAACCGTATGTAATAACAAGACTCCTCAAGGTATCTGTTCCTCCGTTACGAATGGTAATGAGTGGATTGTTACAAATGGGATTCAGACGTTTGTAGGCATGTGCCGATCCAGGTGTTTTAATATCATAAATTTCACCGTCGAGTGTGAAATTCGGACTGTGGTAACTTATAACCTGGGTTTCTATCTGGTAGTATGGCGCTGAGCCTTGCCCGTTCCATGTATATGCATCAATGTCATAATCAAGAGAAGCCGGCTGGCCTGGCGTTACATAGGGTGTAAGTTCGAAATCGAAGGTGGGCACATCATCGCCCGGGCACCAGTTGGCACGGCTGTACACCCATGTTCCGCCTTGCGGATAAACAGGATTTACACCGCAATCATTTTTCCACACAAGTTTCGAGAACCGCTGGATACCGCCTACTTTTATCTTATGGTTTTTGGCGCAGAATTCAGAACAATTTTCATTGCCTCCAAAACCATGACCGGTGGGCCGCATTTTAAAGCGCGTATTGACTGCCGCGCTGTCTATTGAAATCGTCTTGGCGCTGAGCAATGTCTCGGTGTTCGAACCGTAGCTGAATCCACCACACCATAAATTCTGAACTTTGAAAGGTTCGCGCGCCGGAGTTCCTTCAATAAAATCGAAG is a genomic window of Bacteroidota bacterium containing:
- a CDS encoding aromatic ring-hydroxylating dioxygenase subunit alpha encodes the protein MIKDQWYAVLDSKEIKSQKAYAVKRLGEKMVFWRDASGKICCISDICCHRGVSLGAGNVIGNHVECPFHGFQYDYSGKVVLIPANGKNAAVGQQYKVKSYIVRELHGLIWLYWGEAKENIPDPYFFEYLKTGFSYGTFIDHWNVHYSRAVENQLDVVHLPFVHRTTIGRGNKTLVNGPVVEREGSLLRFFLDNRVDNGTTVPLKPEQMPGYKDLFCLEFNFPNIWQNLISDKVRAFAAFVPVDDENTIVYIRFYQKISKLPVIRNIINWFGVRSSIIILRQDKRVVITQLPKKSEMMMDEKLIMGDAPIIEYRKYRHELKSAIRN